The following proteins come from a genomic window of Streptomyces sp. NBC_01716:
- a CDS encoding molybdenum cofactor biosynthesis protein MoaE, whose translation MASNEAHPGEQAAQDPIRLLAIRESPLSVDEIFQAVGDDAAGGTALFVGTVRNHDGGADVDALGYSCHPSAEAELRRVAEKVVADHPVRALAAVHRVGDLVVGDLAVVVAVSCPHRAEAFEACRKLIDDLKHEVPIWKHQTFSDGTEEWVGAC comes from the coding sequence ATGGCAAGCAACGAGGCGCACCCGGGTGAGCAGGCGGCACAGGACCCCATCCGGCTGCTGGCGATCCGCGAGAGCCCGCTGTCCGTCGACGAGATCTTCCAGGCCGTCGGCGACGACGCGGCGGGAGGCACCGCCCTGTTCGTGGGCACCGTCCGGAACCACGACGGGGGAGCCGATGTCGACGCACTCGGATACTCCTGTCACCCGTCAGCCGAGGCCGAGCTGCGCCGGGTGGCCGAGAAGGTCGTCGCCGACCACCCCGTCCGCGCACTGGCGGCCGTCCACCGTGTGGGTGACCTCGTGGTCGGAGATCTGGCGGTCGTCGTCGCCGTCTCCTGCCCGCACCGCGCGGAGGCGTTCGAGGCCTGCCGCAAGCTGATCGACGACCTCAAGCACGAGGTGCCGATCTGGAAGCACCAGACGTTCTCCGACGGCACGGAGGAATGGGTCGGGGCCTGCTGA
- a CDS encoding catalase: MTQGPLTTEAGAPVADNQNSETAGSGGPVLVQDQALLEKLAHFNRERIPERIVHARGAGAYGTFTLTRDVSRWTRAKFLSEVGKQTETFLRFSTVAGNLGSADAVRDPRGFALKFYTEEGNYDLVGNNTPVFFIKDAIKFPDFIHTQKRDPYTGSQEADNVWDFWGLSPESTHQVTWLFGDRGIPATLRHMNGYGSHTYQWNNEAGEVFWVKYHFKTDQGIKNLTADEANVLAGTDPDSHQRDLRESIERGEFPSWTVQIQVMPAAEAANYRFNPFDLTKVWPHEDYPPVEIGKLELNRNPENIFAEVEQSIFSPAHFVPGIGPSPDKMLQGRLFAYGDAHRYRVGINADHLPVNRPHATEARTNSRDGFLYDGRHKGAKNYEPNSFGGPFQTDRPLWQPTQVTGATGNTEAPSHAEDNDFAQAGNLYRLMSEDEKARLIDNLAGFISKVSRDDIAERAINNFRQADGDFGKRLDTAVQALRG; encoded by the coding sequence GTGACGCAGGGACCGCTCACCACGGAGGCCGGCGCGCCGGTGGCCGACAACCAGAACAGCGAGACGGCGGGCTCCGGCGGTCCCGTTCTGGTCCAGGACCAGGCTCTTCTGGAGAAGCTCGCCCACTTCAACCGCGAGCGCATCCCGGAGCGGATCGTCCACGCGCGCGGCGCCGGCGCGTACGGCACGTTCACGCTCACCCGCGACGTCTCGCGGTGGACGCGCGCGAAGTTCCTCTCCGAGGTCGGCAAGCAGACCGAGACGTTCCTGCGCTTCTCCACCGTCGCCGGCAACCTCGGCTCGGCCGACGCCGTACGCGACCCGCGCGGCTTCGCCCTCAAGTTCTATACCGAGGAGGGCAATTACGACCTCGTCGGCAACAACACCCCGGTGTTCTTCATCAAGGACGCCATCAAGTTCCCCGACTTCATCCACACCCAGAAGCGCGACCCGTACACGGGCAGCCAGGAGGCTGACAACGTATGGGACTTCTGGGGTCTGAGCCCCGAGTCGACGCACCAGGTGACCTGGCTGTTCGGCGACCGCGGCATCCCCGCCACGCTGCGCCACATGAACGGGTACGGCTCGCACACGTACCAGTGGAACAACGAGGCCGGCGAGGTCTTCTGGGTCAAGTACCACTTCAAGACCGACCAGGGCATCAAGAACCTCACCGCCGACGAGGCGAACGTGCTGGCCGGCACGGACCCGGACAGCCATCAGCGCGATCTGCGCGAGTCCATCGAGCGCGGTGAGTTCCCGTCCTGGACCGTGCAGATCCAGGTCATGCCGGCGGCGGAGGCGGCCAACTACCGCTTCAACCCCTTCGACCTGACCAAGGTCTGGCCGCACGAGGACTACCCGCCGGTCGAGATCGGCAAGCTGGAGCTCAACCGCAACCCGGAGAACATCTTCGCGGAGGTCGAGCAGTCGATCTTCAGCCCGGCGCACTTCGTGCCCGGTATCGGGCCCTCGCCCGACAAGATGCTCCAGGGCCGTCTCTTCGCGTACGGCGACGCCCACCGCTACCGCGTCGGCATCAACGCCGACCACCTGCCGGTGAACCGTCCGCACGCCACCGAGGCGCGTACGAACAGCCGTGACGGCTTCCTGTACGACGGCCGGCACAAGGGCGCCAAGAACTACGAGCCGAACAGCTTCGGCGGCCCCTTCCAGACGGACCGGCCGCTCTGGCAGCCCACCCAGGTCACCGGTGCCACCGGCAACACCGAGGCCCCCAGCCACGCCGAGGACAACGACTTCGCGCAGGCCGGGAACCTCTACCGGCTGATGTCGGAGGACGAGAAGGCGCGGCTGATCGACAACCTCGCCGGGTTCATCTCGAAGGTGTCGCGCGACGACATCGCCGAGCGCGCGATCAACAACTTCCGTCAGGCGGACGGAGACTTCGGCAAGCGGCTCGACACCGCGGTCCAGGCCCTGCGCGGCTGA
- a CDS encoding PPA1309 family protein: MSNLSSNSSSASSSDEPPSASGPVASTPITRAVLEIDEYASGLGWDQPARLFALVDTARLRADEPELATQLGLDEGSTPAPLTPVEQDEIPAGTPLDEFLATIAWPGAVAGCAITVERLMLPPSAEASVPEGLDESALVDWVAAHPDRQEVRMTVAVLRDGTRDSALRLREKDSPTQVLTGAGLVPGLAEALAATFEA, from the coding sequence ATGTCCAACCTTTCCTCCAACTCTTCCTCCGCGTCCTCGTCCGACGAGCCGCCTTCGGCGTCGGGCCCGGTCGCCTCGACCCCCATCACCCGTGCGGTGCTGGAGATCGACGAATACGCCTCCGGCCTGGGCTGGGACCAGCCGGCGAGGCTCTTCGCGCTCGTCGACACGGCCCGGCTGCGGGCCGACGAACCGGAGCTGGCCACTCAGCTCGGTCTCGACGAGGGCTCGACACCCGCCCCGCTCACGCCCGTCGAGCAGGACGAGATCCCTGCGGGCACGCCCCTCGACGAGTTCCTCGCCACGATCGCCTGGCCCGGCGCGGTGGCGGGCTGCGCGATCACGGTGGAGCGTCTGATGCTGCCGCCGTCCGCCGAGGCGTCGGTGCCCGAAGGGCTCGACGAGTCAGCGCTCGTGGATTGGGTCGCCGCCCACCCGGACCGCCAGGAGGTACGGATGACGGTCGCCGTACTGCGTGACGGGACACGCGACTCGGCGCTGCGGCTGCGCGAGAAGGACTCACCGACCCAGGTGCTGACGGGCGCGGGCCTGGTCCCGGGCCTCGCCGAGGCCCTGGCCGCGACCTTCGAGGCGTAA
- a CDS encoding Fur family transcriptional regulator — protein sequence MSDLLERLRERGWRMTAQRRVVAEVLDGDHVHLTADEVHARAVARLPEISRATVYNTLGEMVTLGEVLEVSTDRRAKRYDPNAHRPHHHLVCAHCGTIRDVHPAGDLLADLPATERFGFAISDVEVTYRGTCPNCAQA from the coding sequence ATGAGTGACCTGTTGGAACGACTTCGCGAACGCGGCTGGCGGATGACCGCCCAGCGACGCGTGGTGGCCGAAGTCCTCGACGGGGACCACGTGCACCTCACGGCGGACGAGGTGCACGCACGCGCCGTCGCCAGGCTCCCCGAGATCTCCAGGGCCACCGTGTACAACACGCTGGGCGAGATGGTGACGCTCGGCGAGGTCCTGGAGGTATCAACGGACCGCCGCGCGAAAAGATACGACCCGAACGCCCACCGGCCGCATCACCACCTGGTCTGCGCGCACTGCGGCACGATCCGCGACGTGCACCCGGCGGGCGATCTGCTGGCCGACCTGCCGGCGACCGAGCGCTTCGGTTTCGCGATCTCGGACGTGGAAGTGACATACCGGGGCACCTGCCCCAACTGCGCCCAAGCCTGA
- a CDS encoding YlbL family protein: MPRRTATMLASTLVLIALLCAGVFIRVPYAEMSPGPTVNTLGDANGEPVLHISGRKTYPTSGHLNMTTVRVTGADYKMNVVEAVYGWLSHDNIVVPHNTLYPDGKTEEQSTQENAEEFSQSQESAKVAALKEENIPVTSRVVVSAVVKDSPSDGTLHAGDVIKAVDGKTVEAPPDVAELVTKHQPGEDVEFTIIPAKVAQVAEKAGKEPEGAEKVTIRTVKSDDADDRAIVGIQAGTDHTFPFEIDIKLADVGGPSAGLMFALGIVDKITPGDLTGGKFVAGTGTIDDNGKVGPIGGIGMKLVGARDAGARYFLTPDENCSAAASDIPQGLTLVRVKNIKDATASLEKIKSGATDTLPSCSTS; the protein is encoded by the coding sequence ATGCCACGCCGCACCGCGACGATGCTCGCTTCCACTCTCGTCCTCATCGCGCTGCTCTGTGCGGGAGTGTTCATCCGCGTTCCGTACGCCGAGATGAGTCCGGGGCCCACCGTGAACACACTCGGCGACGCGAATGGTGAGCCGGTGCTCCACATTTCCGGCCGCAAGACCTATCCCACGTCGGGCCATCTCAATATGACGACCGTCAGGGTCACCGGCGCGGATTACAAGATGAATGTGGTCGAGGCGGTCTACGGCTGGCTGTCGCACGACAACATCGTGGTGCCGCACAACACGCTCTATCCGGACGGCAAGACGGAAGAGCAGTCCACGCAGGAGAACGCCGAGGAGTTCAGCCAGTCCCAGGAGAGCGCGAAGGTCGCCGCCCTGAAGGAGGAGAACATCCCCGTCACATCGCGGGTCGTCGTCTCCGCGGTCGTCAAGGACAGTCCCTCCGACGGCACACTGCACGCCGGTGACGTCATCAAGGCGGTGGACGGCAAGACCGTCGAGGCGCCGCCGGACGTCGCCGAGCTCGTCACCAAGCACCAGCCGGGCGAGGACGTCGAGTTCACCATCATCCCGGCCAAGGTCGCGCAGGTGGCGGAGAAGGCCGGCAAGGAGCCCGAGGGCGCCGAGAAGGTGACGATCAGGACGGTCAAGTCGGACGATGCCGACGACCGCGCCATCGTCGGCATCCAGGCGGGGACGGACCACACGTTCCCGTTCGAGATCGACATCAAGCTGGCGGACGTGGGCGGGCCGAGCGCGGGTCTGATGTTCGCGCTCGGGATCGTGGACAAGATCACGCCCGGCGATCTCACGGGCGGCAAGTTCGTCGCGGGCACCGGCACGATCGACGACAACGGCAAGGTCGGCCCGATCGGCGGGATCGGGATGAAGCTCGTCGGCGCGCGGGACGCGGGGGCGCGGTACTTCCTCACGCCGGACGAGAACTGTTCGGCGGCGGCCTCCGACATCCCTCAGGGCCTCACGCTGGTACGCGTGAAGAACATCAAGGACGCGACGGCGTCCCTGGAGAAGATCAAGAGCGGGGCCACGGACACTCTGCCGAGCTGCTCGACGAGCTAG
- a CDS encoding SDR family oxidoreductase, protein MSSPDPQVRAARNRSTPTPPRGPVVAVTGAASGVGDLLVRRLAASEEIKQVVAIDERRGEVTEAQWHVLDVRDPAIAEKLRGADVVVHLALDLDLERDAAARTAYNVRGTQTVLTAAAAAGVHRVVLCTSAMVYGALPDNDIPLSEDAELRATAEATGVGDLLEIERLGRRAPRAHPGLNVTVVRPAVLVGGTDTALTRYFESPRLLVVAGSRPTWQFCHVDDLVSALEYAALEKVDGEFAVGCDGWLEQEEIEELSGIRRMELPSAVALGAAARLHRIGLTPSPAGDLAYTMHPWVVSVGRLHDAGWRPRWTNEEVLGALLEEVEGRHTVAGRRLGRKDATAAGAAGATVALLGAAAVVRRARKARRRL, encoded by the coding sequence GTGAGTTCCCCAGATCCGCAGGTTCGCGCAGCGCGAAACCGCTCAACCCCGACCCCGCCACGCGGCCCCGTCGTCGCGGTCACCGGAGCCGCTTCCGGGGTCGGTGACCTGCTCGTCCGGCGCCTCGCGGCGTCGGAGGAGATCAAGCAGGTCGTGGCGATCGACGAGCGCCGCGGCGAGGTGACCGAGGCGCAGTGGCACGTCCTCGACGTACGGGACCCGGCCATCGCCGAGAAACTGCGCGGCGCGGACGTCGTGGTGCACCTGGCGCTCGATCTGGACCTGGAGCGGGACGCGGCGGCCCGTACGGCCTACAACGTCCGCGGCACCCAGACCGTGCTCACCGCCGCGGCGGCCGCCGGGGTGCACCGGGTCGTCCTGTGCACCTCGGCCATGGTCTACGGCGCCCTGCCCGACAACGACATCCCGCTGTCGGAGGACGCGGAGCTGCGCGCGACGGCGGAGGCCACGGGCGTCGGCGACCTGCTGGAGATCGAACGGCTCGGCCGCCGCGCGCCCCGCGCGCACCCCGGTCTGAACGTCACGGTCGTGCGCCCCGCCGTCCTCGTCGGCGGCACCGACACCGCCCTGACCCGCTACTTCGAGTCGCCCCGGCTGCTGGTCGTCGCCGGCTCCCGGCCCACCTGGCAGTTCTGCCATGTGGACGACCTGGTCAGCGCCCTGGAGTACGCCGCGCTGGAGAAGGTCGACGGCGAGTTCGCGGTCGGCTGCGACGGCTGGCTCGAACAGGAGGAGATCGAGGAGCTGAGCGGCATCCGCCGTATGGAGCTGCCGTCCGCCGTCGCCCTCGGGGCCGCGGCCCGGCTGCACCGGATCGGCCTCACGCCGTCCCCTGCCGGCGATCTCGCCTACACGATGCATCCCTGGGTGGTCAGCGTCGGCCGTCTCCACGACGCCGGCTGGCGTCCCCGCTGGACCAACGAGGAAGTCCTCGGCGCGCTTCTCGAAGAGGTCGAGGGCCGCCACACCGTCGCGGGCCGGCGCCTCGGCCGCAAGGACGCCACGGCCGCCGGCGCGGCCGGTGCGACGGTCGCCCTGCTCGGCGCGGCAGCGGTGGTACGCCGCGCCCGCAAGGCGCGCCGGCGCCTCTGA
- a CDS encoding tetratricopeptide repeat protein, producing the protein MDFMGDRATLLETGRFVQRQVESSAETDNSAGAAGVTPAGGPTESADAETEARHRRAAEGGDVASMSVLGALLLRRGDLDTAENYLRAATAEGDRAAANNLGVLLHQRGYTEEASGWWRVAAVAGSAAAAHALGRHYREQGDEPAAEYWLRQSAEQGHALGAYALADLLEHRSDVGSERWLRAAAEQGHREASYRLARALERQARQAARTGNSVRAVIAGRGERDRTGDRADSGVRKAAVGTGPGTSPGAQDTDAGQSLLTEAAQWYRQAATRGHRRAALHLGAILEGRGELKEAGRWYLTAAQDGEARAACALGFLLRDAGDEESAAVWWLRAAQEGDGNAANALGALHAARGEQQTAERWYRAAMDAGDVNGAYNLGLLCTAQDRTAQAEQWYRRAAYAGHREAANALAVLLLQAGDPTGAEPWFSKAAEAGSVDAAFNLGILYAGRDDDRAALVWYERAAAAGHTEAALQVGIASLRDGDEQAAERHLRCAAGGGSTEAAFRLATLLDARQPPPRAPALGEAQPEKTECEQWYERAAEHGHRRAQVRVGMLAAGRGDMTDAARWYREAAEAGSRNGAFNLGLLLAREGSEREAALWWSRAAQAGHGRAALRLALLAARRGELAEGQHWCARAVELGPSEVTERAARLREALHQELTA; encoded by the coding sequence ATGGATTTTATGGGGGACAGGGCAACTCTGTTGGAGACAGGGCGGTTTGTACAGCGACAGGTAGAAAGTTCCGCCGAGACCGATAATTCCGCGGGCGCGGCCGGTGTCACACCGGCCGGCGGCCCCACGGAGAGCGCCGACGCCGAGACGGAGGCGCGCCACCGACGTGCCGCCGAAGGCGGCGACGTCGCGTCGATGAGCGTGCTCGGCGCGCTGCTGCTGCGCCGCGGTGACCTCGACACGGCCGAGAACTACCTGCGCGCCGCGACCGCCGAGGGCGACCGTGCCGCCGCCAACAACCTGGGTGTCCTCCTCCACCAGCGCGGTTACACCGAAGAGGCGTCGGGCTGGTGGCGGGTCGCCGCCGTCGCCGGTTCGGCCGCCGCTGCGCACGCGCTCGGCAGGCACTACCGCGAGCAGGGTGACGAGCCCGCCGCCGAGTACTGGCTGCGTCAGTCCGCCGAGCAGGGGCACGCGCTGGGCGCCTACGCGCTCGCCGACCTGCTGGAGCACCGCAGCGACGTCGGTTCGGAGCGGTGGCTGCGGGCCGCGGCCGAGCAAGGGCACCGGGAAGCCTCGTACCGCCTCGCGCGTGCGCTGGAGCGGCAGGCGCGTCAGGCCGCCCGTACCGGCAACAGCGTCCGCGCGGTCATCGCCGGCAGGGGCGAGCGGGACCGTACGGGCGACCGCGCGGACTCCGGTGTGCGCAAAGCCGCCGTCGGCACCGGTCCCGGCACGAGCCCCGGCGCCCAGGACACCGACGCCGGGCAGTCCCTCCTTACCGAGGCCGCCCAGTGGTACCGGCAGGCGGCCACGCGCGGGCACCGCCGTGCCGCGCTGCACCTCGGGGCGATCCTGGAGGGCCGCGGCGAGCTGAAGGAGGCCGGGCGCTGGTATCTGACGGCAGCCCAGGACGGCGAGGCGCGGGCCGCCTGCGCCCTCGGCTTCCTGCTGCGCGACGCCGGTGACGAGGAGAGCGCCGCCGTCTGGTGGCTGCGCGCGGCGCAGGAGGGCGACGGCAACGCCGCCAACGCGCTCGGCGCGCTCCACGCCGCGCGCGGCGAGCAGCAGACCGCCGAGCGCTGGTACCGGGCCGCGATGGATGCCGGCGACGTCAACGGCGCCTACAACCTCGGGCTGCTCTGCACCGCCCAGGACCGTACGGCACAGGCCGAGCAGTGGTACCGGCGCGCCGCGTACGCGGGCCACCGCGAGGCGGCCAACGCCCTCGCCGTACTGCTCCTCCAGGCCGGGGACCCGACGGGCGCCGAGCCGTGGTTCTCCAAGGCCGCCGAGGCGGGCAGCGTCGACGCCGCGTTCAACCTGGGCATCCTGTACGCGGGCCGTGACGACGACCGTGCGGCCCTCGTCTGGTACGAGCGGGCCGCGGCTGCCGGGCACACGGAAGCGGCCCTCCAGGTGGGCATCGCGTCCCTCAGGGACGGTGACGAGCAGGCGGCGGAGCGGCATCTGCGGTGCGCAGCGGGTGGCGGCAGCACGGAGGCGGCCTTCCGGCTGGCGACTCTGCTGGACGCACGGCAGCCGCCGCCGCGCGCGCCGGCGCTCGGCGAGGCGCAGCCGGAGAAGACCGAGTGCGAGCAGTGGTACGAGCGCGCGGCCGAGCACGGTCACCGGCGCGCCCAGGTGCGGGTCGGGATGCTCGCCGCGGGCCGCGGCGACATGACGGACGCGGCGCGCTGGTACCGGGAGGCGGCCGAGGCGGGCAGCCGTAACGGCGCCTTCAACCTGGGGCTGCTGCTGGCCCGCGAGGGCAGTGAGCGGGAGGCGGCGCTCTGGTGGTCGCGCGCCGCGCAGGCCGGGCACGGACGCGCGGCGCTGCGGCTCGCGCTGCTCGCGGCCCGGCGTGGGGAGCTGGCCGAGGGACAGCACTGGTGCGCCCGCGCGGTGGAGCTGGGACCGTCCGAGGTCACCGAGCGGGCGGCGCGGCTGCGCGAGGCGCTGCACCAGGAGCTGACGGCGTGA
- a CDS encoding UPF0182 family membrane protein: MPDRGGGPTGPRIRVGRPSRRARTLLMTLGILAVLAMVFVMFAGFWTDWLWYRSVKYSSVFTTTLWTKIGLFAVFGLLMSAAVGVNIWLAHRLRPPLSAMSLEQQSLDRYRMGIAPYKKWVLLGITALVGLIAGASASGQWRTWLMWVNGVPFGQKDPQFNMDVKFYAFDLPWYRFMLGFGFAAVVLALIAAALTHYLYGGLRVTSPGARATGAATGHLSVLLGVFVSLKAVAYWLDRYGLAVKASDFKATGNWTGLRYVDANAYLPAKTILFCIAAICAVLFFATLWRRTWQLPVIGFGLMVLSAILIGGLYPAIVQKFQVQPNEQAKEAPYIEKNIDATRAAYGIDKADVTDYSGKGDPDKKSQQREAADSAASYRLVDPNVVSPAFQQLQQERKYYQFPDTLDVDRYLGPDKKPQDTVIGLRELNITGIPKRNWINDHFTYTHGYGAIASKGTGTVTDENDGTVGAPDFTESGLPTTGQLGTYEQRIYYGEKTQQYSIVGGPQKELDYEKNGEKTTSYKGKSGVDLSNPVNRAAYAVAFSEPQMLYSGAIGEGSRILYNRTPKERVEAVAPWLTIDGDAYPAVVDGKIKWIVDAYTTTNGYPYASRTTLGDTTADSLTNNQRAVVAQQNQVNYIRNSVKATVDAYDGSVNLYQWDTEDPVLKTWMKAFPNTVKPKTDIDADLLAHLRYPQDMFKVQRELLTRYHVTDAAQFYSGSDAWQVPDDPTNKDSSAVPPYYLSLKMPGQPSQKFSLTTTFTPNGRPNLGAFMAVDADATSKDYGTIRVLRVTSTVQGPQQVQSELNGVPEVAEFVRNLRGTDSDIEYGNLLTVPLGGGFLYIEPVYARGGSANYPLLKKIAVSYGGKPVFKDSLSEALNAVFGVDGAEPPPETQPPGDTTPPPATGDAALKKAIADAQKAYTDGEAALAKQDWVAYGKAQEALQDALARAAEAETSTDTPAKPPAGGSGDSG, from the coding sequence ATGCCGGACCGCGGCGGAGGCCCGACCGGGCCACGGATCAGAGTGGGCCGGCCGTCCAGACGTGCCCGGACCCTGCTCATGACACTGGGCATTCTGGCCGTTCTGGCCATGGTGTTCGTCATGTTCGCGGGGTTCTGGACCGACTGGCTCTGGTATCGCTCGGTGAAATACTCGTCCGTTTTCACCACCACCCTCTGGACCAAGATCGGCCTGTTCGCGGTCTTCGGTCTGCTCATGTCGGCAGCCGTCGGCGTCAACATCTGGCTGGCGCACCGGTTGCGCCCGCCGCTGAGCGCGATGTCGCTGGAGCAACAGAGCCTCGACCGGTACCGGATGGGCATCGCCCCGTACAAGAAGTGGGTGCTGCTCGGGATCACCGCCCTCGTCGGGCTGATCGCCGGAGCGTCCGCCTCCGGACAGTGGCGTACGTGGCTGATGTGGGTCAACGGGGTGCCCTTCGGGCAGAAGGACCCGCAGTTCAACATGGACGTGAAGTTCTACGCGTTCGACCTCCCGTGGTACCGCTTCATGCTCGGCTTCGGTTTCGCCGCCGTCGTACTGGCGTTGATCGCCGCCGCGCTGACCCACTATCTGTACGGAGGGCTGCGCGTCACCAGCCCCGGCGCGCGCGCGACGGGTGCGGCCACCGGCCATCTGTCGGTGCTGCTCGGTGTGTTCGTCTCGCTCAAGGCCGTGGCGTACTGGCTCGACCGGTACGGGCTCGCGGTCAAGGCGAGTGACTTCAAGGCGACCGGCAACTGGACGGGTCTGCGGTACGTCGACGCCAACGCCTATCTGCCGGCGAAGACGATCCTGTTCTGCATCGCCGCCATCTGCGCCGTGCTGTTCTTCGCGACGCTCTGGCGCCGCACCTGGCAGCTGCCGGTGATCGGCTTCGGCCTGATGGTCCTGTCCGCCATCCTCATCGGCGGCCTCTACCCGGCGATCGTGCAGAAGTTCCAGGTCCAGCCGAACGAGCAGGCCAAGGAAGCTCCGTACATCGAGAAGAACATCGATGCCACACGCGCCGCGTACGGCATCGACAAAGCGGATGTGACGGACTATTCCGGCAAGGGTGACCCCGACAAGAAGTCGCAGCAGCGCGAGGCGGCCGATTCGGCCGCCAGTTACCGGCTGGTCGACCCCAACGTCGTTTCGCCCGCCTTCCAGCAGCTCCAGCAGGAACGCAAGTACTACCAGTTCCCGGACACGCTGGACGTCGACCGCTACCTCGGTCCGGACAAGAAGCCGCAGGACACGGTCATCGGTCTGCGCGAGCTGAACATCACCGGTATCCCCAAGCGCAACTGGATCAACGACCACTTCACCTACACCCATGGGTACGGAGCGATCGCGTCCAAGGGCACCGGGACGGTCACCGACGAGAACGACGGCACGGTCGGCGCACCCGACTTCACGGAGTCCGGCCTGCCGACCACCGGCCAGCTCGGCACGTACGAGCAGCGGATCTACTACGGCGAGAAGACTCAGCAGTACTCGATCGTGGGCGGCCCGCAGAAGGAGCTCGACTACGAGAAGAACGGTGAGAAGACCACCAGCTACAAGGGCAAGAGCGGGGTCGATCTCTCCAACCCGGTGAACCGCGCGGCGTACGCCGTGGCGTTCAGCGAGCCGCAGATGCTCTACTCGGGCGCCATCGGTGAGGGTTCGCGGATCCTCTACAACCGCACGCCGAAGGAGCGCGTCGAGGCGGTCGCGCCCTGGCTGACCATCGACGGCGACGCCTACCCGGCCGTGGTCGACGGCAAGATCAAGTGGATCGTCGACGCCTACACCACGACGAACGGCTATCCGTACGCCTCCCGTACGACGCTGGGCGACACCACGGCCGACTCGCTGACCAACAACCAGCGTGCGGTCGTCGCGCAGCAGAACCAGGTCAACTACATCCGCAACTCGGTGAAGGCCACCGTCGACGCGTACGACGGCTCGGTCAACCTGTACCAGTGGGACACCGAGGACCCGGTCCTCAAGACCTGGATGAAGGCCTTCCCGAACACGGTGAAGCCGAAGACGGACATCGACGCGGACCTGCTGGCCCACCTGCGCTACCCGCAGGACATGTTCAAGGTCCAGCGTGAGCTGCTCACCCGCTACCACGTCACCGACGCGGCCCAGTTCTACAGCGGCTCCGACGCGTGGCAGGTGCCGGACGACCCGACGAACAAGGACAGCAGTGCGGTCCCGCCGTACTACCTGAGTCTGAAGATGCCGGGGCAGCCGTCACAGAAGTTCTCGCTGACGACGACGTTCACACCCAACGGACGCCCGAACCTGGGGGCGTTCATGGCGGTGGACGCCGATGCCACCAGCAAGGACTACGGCACCATCAGAGTCCTGAGAGTGACCTCCACGGTCCAAGGGCCACAACAGGTGCAGAGTGAGTTGAACGGCGTGCCCGAAGTCGCCGAGTTCGTACGGAACCTGAGAGGCACCGACTCGGACATCGAGTACGGCAACCTGCTGACGGTGCCGCTCGGCGGAGGGTTCCTCTATATCGAGCCGGTGTACGCCCGGGGTGGCAGCGCCAACTATCCGCTGCTGAAGAAGATCGCCGTCTCCTACGGAGGCAAGCCGGTCTTCAAGGACAGTCTGTCCGAGGCGCTGAACGCGGTGTTCGGTGTCGACGGGGCCGAGCCGCCACCGGAGACGCAGCCACCGGGCGACACGACGCCACCGCCGGCCACCGGCGACGCCGCGCTCAAGAAGGCCATCGCCGACGCCCAGAAGGCGTACACCGACGGTGAGGCCGCCCTGGCGAAGCAGGACTGGGTGGCGTACGGGAAGGCCCAGGAGGCCCTCCAGGACGCCCTGGCGCGCGCGGCGGAGGCGGAGACGTCCACGGACACTCCGGCCAAGCCGCCGGCGGGCGGGAGCGGCGACAGCGGCTGA